Below is a genomic region from Desulfurobacterium atlanticum.
ACAGCATCTATAATTTTTTCTTCAACAGTTCCCTTTTTGGATTTTACAATGAGATGAACAATAACCTCAGAATCTGAAGTTCCTCTGAATATGGAACCTTCATCTTCAAGCTTTTTACGGAATTTAAGAGCATTGACGATATTTCCGTTATGAGATATTGCAATGTTCCCTATTTTAGAAGATACAACTATGGGTTGAACATTATCTATTGAATCTGAAGCTCCTGATGTTGAATATCTGTTGTGTCCTATTGCTATGTTTCCTTGAAGAGAATCAAGGGCTTCTGTTGAAAACACACCTGAAACAAGCCCAAAGCCTTTATGGTAATCTATGTTTTTTCCGTTAAATACTGCAATTCCTGCACTTTCCTGTCCCCTGTGCTGAAGAGCGTAAAGCCCAAGGTAGGTGTAATAGGCAGCATGTTCACTGTTGTATATTCCGAAAACTCCACAGTACTCTTTAATTTCTTTCATATAGAAAGCCTCTCCTGAAATTCTGAATTTCAGTAGGTAATTATATAACATTCTTTTCCCCTTTTAAGATATAATTTCTTTTGAGTTTTAAAAGTTTTGTAAAGGAGAATTGGAGATGGAAAAGAGAGAGTTGCTTTATGAAGGTAAAGCAAAAGCCCTTTATACAACGGATAGTGAAAATCTGCTTGTTCAGTATTTCAAGGATGACACTACCGCTTTTGACGGTGCTAAGAAGGAGAAACTGGAAGATAAAGGGGTTATTAATTGTGCAATATCAACTAAAATTTTTGAGTTTCTTGAGAAAAACGGCATAAAAACTCACTTTGTTGAGCTTTTATCTCCGAGAGAGATGCTGGTTAAAAGATGTGAAATTATTCCTGTTGAGGTTGTGGTAAGGAATATAGCAGCTGGAAGTTTCTCAAGACGTTACGGTGTAAAAGAGGGAACCGTCTTAAAGGAACCCTTAACAGAGCTTTTTTATAAATCTGATGAGCTTCATGATCCTATGGTTTGTCCCAATCATGTTTATCTTTTTGGCTGGGCAAGCAGGGAAGAGCTTGCATTTATGATAAAGGAAGCACTTAAAATTAATGAACTTCTTAAAAACTTTTTCAACAATGTAGATATTACTCTTGTTGATTTTAAGCTTGAATTTGGAAGGTATAACGGAGAGATTATCCTTGCAGATGAGATAACGCCTGATAGCTGCAGGTTGT
It encodes:
- the purC gene encoding phosphoribosylaminoimidazolesuccinocarboxamide synthase, coding for MEKRELLYEGKAKALYTTDSENLLVQYFKDDTTAFDGAKKEKLEDKGVINCAISTKIFEFLEKNGIKTHFVELLSPREMLVKRCEIIPVEVVVRNIAAGSFSRRYGVKEGTVLKEPLTELFYKSDELHDPMVCPNHVYLFGWASREELAFMIKEALKINELLKNFFNNVDITLVDFKLEFGRYNGEIILADEITPDSCRLWDKSTGEVLDKDRFRRDMGKVVESYKEIYRRIMERYGE